In Bernardetia sp., the genomic stretch GATGAGATCTTGCACTAGAAAATCATTCTTAAACAAGTTCAACTTTTAAAGTAAAACCAATATAAACAAAACCTAATCAGAAATCAAGAAATTATAGATGCTCTAAAAAGCAAAATGACTTTGGAGTAAAGCACATAGTGCTATTAAAAGTTGTCTGTTGGTGTAGATAAAATAAATACCAAAGATACGCCTTTAAGCTATCCACACGTATTAATGATTAACTTTTTGAGTAAGAACTTTACTTCCTTGAATATATTTGATAATATATATTCCTTTTGAAAGAGAAGACACGTCAATTTTAAAAATATCCTTTGTAAGAGTGCATTTTTCTATTCTTTCTCCAAAAATATTATACACTCCAATCTGTACAGATTGATTAGTACCAATATTTTCTAATTCCCAACTAGATGATTTTATTCTCCATTTCAATGAACTATCACTTTCATATTCTGCCACTATAATAGGCGAATAATTAAAGCTGCCATCAACGTCTAATTGTTTAAGACGATAATAATACTTTTCAGAACTTCTCACTTCTGTATCTGTAAAGTTGTAGTTGTTTATAGGATTAGTTTCACTAACAGCCTGTACAAAGCCAATACTATTGAAGTTAGAAATATTGTTAAAAGGAGCTCTTTCTACTTGAAAGTAGTCATTGTCTATTTCTAAAGCTGTTTTCCAATTAAGAAGTATTCCATTTTCTACATTTTTAGTAGTAAAAGACAGTAGTTCGATGGGTAATGGTGTAGGCGAACAAGTACAATAACTCAAGTTTGAGCCAAAATTTCCAGCACCTGCAAATTGAACATCCCAACCATTATTTGGAGGTGATTGAGGGGCTGAACTATCACAAATATCTAACTGGACATTATTTGTACCTACTGTACCACTATTGTTTCGTGTTTCGCCACCTACATTAAATCTACCACAAGCACCTCCAGCTTGTATGCTTCCGTTATTTGTTAAGTCTCCTGTAATATCAACTGTCGAATCATTTGCTGTCAGAGTGCCTCCATTTACATCTACATCTCCACCCACAGAACCTCCTACATTAAAGTCTAACGTAGAGCCACTATTTACAGCTACATCTCCACCAATATC encodes the following:
- a CDS encoding T9SS type A sorting domain-containing protein → MKNLYFLGLLLPLIFYCSSINAQCSGCTITHNTATGNITVNSGQTLCITFAGTFTGQVNLRANANLCISSSTVYTGSLNLWGNNASVQNHGTWNTSLNMTNRLTFNNFGTFDVGSLQVNSNATFTSTTDITVTGDITNNGTFNVAGSVTARDFSSNSGSVVIGGDLNARDVRTNSPMQVGGDANLTGNLQVNGTATLTIAGDATVAGNVENNGTLDFQSSTTIQGNLSNNGDLTFESTFSVTGDVASNSGSTLTANGAGTIGGDLDVNQADIDFNGNTDIGGDVAVNSGSTLDFNVGGSVGGDVDVNGGTLTANDSTVDITGDLTNNGSIQAGGACGRFNVGGETRNNSGTVGTNNVQLDICDSSAPQSPPNNGWDVQFAGAGNFGSNLSYCTCSPTPLPIELLSFTTKNVENGILLNWKTALEIDNDYFQVERAPFNNISNFNSIGFVQAVSETNPINNYNFTDTEVRSSEKYYYRLKQLDVDGSFNYSPIIVAEYESDSSLKWRIKSSSWELENIGTNQSVQIGVYNIFGERIEKCTLTKDIFKIDVSSLSKGIYIIKYIQGSKVLTQKVNH